A DNA window from Oryctolagus cuniculus chromosome 21, mOryCun1.1, whole genome shotgun sequence contains the following coding sequences:
- the CCDC92 gene encoding coiled-coil domain-containing protein 92 codes for MAATNLENQLHSAQKNLLFLQREHASTLKGLHAEIRRLQQHCTDLTYELTVKSSEQTGDGSARSSELKRRCEELEAQLRAKEDENQQLLRELEQRNAAIAVLEHTVRERERKYLEELKGRSHKLSVLSSELEQRAGTIAYLTAQLHAARKKLLSSGGTSDASPAGSPVLAGYKPAPPKDKLPETPRRRMKKSLSAPLHPEFEEVYRFGAESRKLLLREPVDAMPDPTPFLLARESAEVHLIKERPLVIPPIASDRGASEQHSPAREKPHKAHVGVAHRIHHASPPQAQAELETLAVDQVNAGKVVRKHSGTDRTV; via the exons ATGGCGGCCACGAACCTGGAGAACCAGCTGCACAGCGCGCAGAAGAACCTCCTGTTCCTGCAGCGGGAGCACGCCAGCACGCTCAAGGGGCTGCACGCCGAGATCCGGCGCCTGCAGCAGCACTGCACAG ATTTGACTTATGAGCTGACGGTCAAAAGTTCTGAACAGACAG GAGACGGGTCTGCCAGGAGCAGTGAGCTGAAGAGGAGGTGCGAGGAGCTGGAGGCGCAGCTGAGAGCCAAGGAGGACGAGAACCAGCAGCTGCTGCGCGAGCTGGAGCAGAGGAACGCCGCCATCGCCGTGCTGGAGCACACGGTGCGCGAGCGCGAGCGCAAGTACCTGGAGGAGCTCAAGGGGCGCAGCCACAAGCTGAGCGTGCTGTCCAGCGAGCTGGAGCAGCGGGCCGGCACCATCGCCTACCTGACCGCGCAGCTGCACGCCGCCAGGAAGAAGCTGCTCAGCTCCGGCGGCACCTCGGACGCCAGCCCGGCGGGCAGCCCCGTGCTGGCCGGCTACAAGCCCGCGCCGCCCAAGGACAAGCTGCCCGAGACGCCGCGCCGCCGCATGAAGAAGAGCCTGTCGGCGCCCCTGCACCCCGAGTTCGAGGAGGTCTACAGGTTCGGGGCCGAGAGCCGCAAGCTGCTCCTGCGGGAGCCCGTGGACGCCATGCCGGACCCCACGCCGTTTCTGCTGGCCCGGGAGTCGGCCGAGGTCCACCTGATCAAGGAGCGGCCGCTCGTCATCCCCCCCATCGCCTCCGACCGCGGCGCGAGCGAGCAGCACAGCCCGGCCCGCGAGAAGCCGCACAAGGCCCACGTCGGGGTGGCGCACCGCATCCACCACGCCAGCCCGCCGCAGGCCCAGGCCGAGCTGGAGACGCTGGCGGTGGACCAGGTGAACGCGGGCAAAGTGGTGCGGAAGCACTCAGGGACGGACAGAACTGTGTGA